Below is a window of Synechococcales cyanobacterium T60_A2020_003 DNA.
CGTCAAAGATATTGAGTTGAGCGCTGCCCAACCCACGATCGCCCATTCAACCTTATTAAACTTAGACGTTATCATCCGGGAGTTCCGGGGGGTCGGGTGGGGGAGTATCAATCAGTGCTGTCTTCGAAGCTTTCAGCTTTTTCCATAAATCTTTGATCTGATCATAGGCATCATGAGTCGAGAGCTTGCCATTCGTTTCGAGCGCACAAATGAACTCAACACGCCGCGCAAATTCCTGTAAGTTCGCATTAAACGCTAGATTTTGAGGCGTGAATTCGCCAAAATACTTTGATCTAGGAAAGAGAAACTGTTCTTTGGCCTGTTGGTTGCGATCGCCCGATTCATGTTCAGACTGTCCTGATGAAGATGCCACAGCTAGAGTCCTCAGCCTTATAAAACCATAGTGCCTATTTTATGTGCCCCTGGCGCTCTAGGATGCGTTAGAGCACACATTTGGTGCTGCATCTACCTCCAGATAGACCTTAAAACCGTCTAGAGTCAGTCTAGAGGCGATCGCAACATTCTGATTGATCTACCAGAGTACGAAGCCAAAGTCCTGGTTTGGTAGGCAGGATTTGCCCCACGCAGTAGGATGGAATGGGATTTGTGGAATACGAGTCCTGTTCCATCTTTTTAGTAGCTCCGGCCTGAATGTTATACATCGAAAACCTGACCTATCACCCTGCAGCGGCACCCACACCGATCCTCAAGTCCATCAACTTGGAGCTTGGCCCCCAAGAAATGGGATTGGTGGTCGGCCCTAGTGGATCGGGGAAAAGTACGCTGTTAGAAATTTTGTCGGGTCTTGTATCTCAAACCTCTGGCTCAATCCGATGGCGATCGCAGGAACTCGCACCGGATCAGCGTCAGGAGTTAGGCGGCCTAGTATTTCAGTTTCCGGAACGACATTTCTGCGGCAATACGATTTTGACCGAGCTACGGCTGGGTCATCCCGAACTGAAACAGGAAAAGATTGAGTCTACCCTGAAAGCGGTCGGGTTAGATCACCTCTCGCTGCAAACGAATCCGCAAGCCCTCAGCGGTGGTCAGCAGCGTCGTCTTGCCTTGGCGGTACAGCTCATTCGTCAGCCCTTTTTGCTGATGTTGGATGAACCCACCGCCGGACTCGACTGGTCGATGCGGCAGCAGTTAGTCAATTTATTAAAAGCATTGAAAAAAGATTGGTCGCTGCTAGTGGTCACCCATGAACCAGGCGAACTGTTGGCGATCGCCGATCGGTGCTGGACGATTACCCAAGGGGAACTCACCCCCACCGATCCGCAGCAGCTTGCAGCAAAATCCTGTTCTTCGGCAGCGTAGGACGACGACATCATGAACGCTTCTACCCCAACGCTTCCCCTCTTTCTAGACCT
It encodes the following:
- a CDS encoding ABC transporter ATP-binding protein; protein product: MLYIENLTYHPAAAPTPILKSINLELGPQEMGLVVGPSGSGKSTLLEILSGLVSQTSGSIRWRSQELAPDQRQELGGLVFQFPERHFCGNTILTELRLGHPELKQEKIESTLKAVGLDHLSLQTNPQALSGGQQRRLALAVQLIRQPFLLMLDEPTAGLDWSMRQQLVNLLKALKKDWSLLVVTHEPGELLAIADRCWTITQGELTPTDPQQLAAKSCSSAA